The following DNA comes from Acidobacteriota bacterium.
GGCGCAGCGAGCCAGTGACAACGCGCGCCCTCGGGGTTCGCTCCGGGTTCGCCCCCAGGGGCGTCCAATTCACCACGGCGGCATGTGTGCGCACGCTCAGGTCCATGTTGACAGAAGGCCTACTTATCAGACCCAGCGTCAGCGGACATCTTCGCCGCCTAGCGTGAGGAAATTCGTTTCGCGTTCTTCCCCATCCTCGAAGAGCACTTCGGCGACGCTGTCGCCGTCGGCGCTACGCCAGGTCCAACGACCGTGCTCCACGCCGTTCACGAAAGGGCCTTCCATGATGTTCCCATCCGCGAAGCGGGCGACCCAGTGGCCGTTGCGTGCGCCGTCGACAAAGGGACCCTCGCTGACATCCCCATCGGCGGAGCGAAGGACCCAGTGGCCGTTCCGCTCGCCGTCAACCAGCGGACCCTCCTCGACGCCCCCGTCGGGGAAGCGGAGGAGCCAGCGGCCATTGGGTTCGCCGTCAACCATGGGACCTTCCTGGACGCCGCCGTCCGCGAGGCGCAAGACTCCATGGCCGTTCGCTTTCCCATTCACCCAGCGCCCGGTGATCGTCTGCCGATTCCCGTCCCAGGCCCACGTGAGCGTGCCCATGCCCTGGGTGAAGCCGCCTGTACATTCCCCCGTCCACGTTGCAGTCGAACCCGGCTGGCGCCCCGGATTCCAGACGTAACACCCAGGCTGCAGGGAAATCTCCTGCCAGCAAGCCGCCTCCGCCGGTTGGCCGGCGCATGTCGGACCGGTGCGCAACTCCGCACGCGGACCGCGCAACGTCCCCAGTCGATTCTGCGCCAGCTCACTGAACACCCCGTTCGGGAACCGGCGCAGATATGCCTCGAAGTCCGCCGGGTTCGTGCTGTTCTGGACCGACTGCCAGAACACGACTTCCACTCCGGGGGGGGGGGGCGGCCCCGCCCCCCGGGCGGCGGCGCGGCGGCGCCCGGGGCCGCCCCCCCCCCCACACCGCCCCCCCCCCCGGGGCGAATAAAATAAAGTAAGTAAAAATAAANNNNNNNNNNTGGTGCGGGGGCGCGTGTTGGTGCTTTCCGATCCTACCGTGTTTTTTTTTTTTTTTTTGGCGGGGGGGGCGGGGGGGGGGCGCGGGCGGCCCCCCCCCCCCCGGGAGACTGACGTGCGCCCCGGCCTCGCAGCGCCTCGACTTGAGGGCCGTCCAGATACCCGGTCGACCGAGTCCCGCGCGACGACTGCCAGGTCCGAATCGCTGCCCGCGTCCGCGGCCCGAACAGGCCGTCCGCGCCCCCGGGGTCGAAGCCTGCCGACCGCAAGCCCAACTGGATCTGACGCCGCGCGGCCCGGTTCAGATCGAGATCCTCTTCGACTACCGGGCCGTTGCAGCCCCACACCCGGACGATGCACCCCGCACCGCTGCCGCGGGAACGGCATTCCGCCAACGCCGCCTGCCGGGCACCGGTCGCCGAGTCGTACGATTCCGCCCAGCCCACCGCCGTGCTGTCTGCGTCCTGGTCGGCCGCGTAGGCCGCGCACCGCCCGAACGTCAACACCACCGAGCAGCCCGGGCCGCACTCCTGCAGCGCCATTCCCTGTGCGGCCGACGCCGTCTCGTGGTCCACCGCCCAGCCCCACTGGTCACCTTGACGTTCGTCTATCGCCAGCGCACCCACCGGGGACTGGGCAGCCGTCGGCGACCCGAACACGACGACCGCCAGAACCGTCACGACGAGCGATTTCAAGATCGTCATCTCAGCGGCTCCTCGTCACGCGGAACACGGTCTGTAACCCGCGGGCAGCGGTACGACGGCCCGCCCTGCGCCGCGAGC
Coding sequences within:
- a CDS encoding DUF4189 domain-containing protein; the protein is MTILKSLVVTVLAVVVFGSPTAAQSPVGALAIDERQGDQWGWAVDHETASAAQGMALQECGPGCSVVLTFGRCAAYAADQDADSTAVGWAESYDSATGARQAALAECRSRGSGAGCIVRVWGCNGPVVEEDLDLNRAARRQIQLGLRSAGFDPGGADGLFGPRTRAAIRTWQSSRGTRSTGYLDGPQVEALRGRGARQSPGGGGAARAPPPPPPPKKKKKTR